The following are encoded together in the Bradyrhizobium algeriense genome:
- a CDS encoding invasion associated locus B family protein, giving the protein MSVLRILTFLVAIAVLCGATSLAQAQGAASKGAKEPAKEAAKPAPAPAAKPTTAKPAKPEPAATAAVGNAEPTLIGQYGTWGAYTATPNGRKVCFALAKPSSSKTNPPNRPRDPAYAFVSTRPAEKVVNEVSIMIGYALKPGSESSLEVGGSAYAMYTQGDGLWIKNAAEEEQMVNAMRKSAEVTVKGVSAKGTETTDVFSLKGLAQALDRLAQDCKR; this is encoded by the coding sequence TTGTCCGTGTTGCGAATACTGACATTTCTGGTTGCGATTGCAGTGTTGTGTGGGGCGACATCCCTCGCGCAAGCACAGGGCGCTGCTTCGAAGGGCGCCAAGGAACCTGCAAAGGAAGCGGCCAAGCCTGCGCCAGCACCGGCGGCAAAGCCGACGACGGCCAAGCCTGCGAAGCCGGAACCAGCGGCGACCGCCGCTGTCGGCAATGCGGAGCCGACCTTGATCGGTCAGTACGGTACCTGGGGCGCCTACACGGCGACACCGAACGGCAGGAAGGTTTGCTTTGCGTTGGCGAAGCCATCGTCGTCCAAAACCAATCCGCCGAATCGTCCGCGTGATCCCGCCTACGCTTTCGTCTCGACGCGTCCGGCCGAAAAAGTCGTCAACGAAGTTTCGATCATGATCGGATACGCGCTGAAGCCGGGCTCGGAATCCTCTCTCGAGGTCGGCGGCTCGGCCTATGCGATGTATACTCAGGGCGACGGGCTCTGGATCAAGAACGCCGCGGAGGAAGAGCAGATGGTCAACGCCATGCGCAAATCCGCCGAAGTCACCGTCAAGGGCGTTTCGGCCAAGGGCACCGAGACCACGGACGTCTTCTCGCTGAAGGGGCTGGCCCAGGCGCTCGACCGGCTGGCGCAGGACTGCAAGCGCTAG
- the rlmN gene encoding 23S rRNA (adenine(2503)-C(2))-methyltransferase RlmN: protein MTVASIESSSSAQAPLEKVPLETYVPPAKPSLIGLSRTEIADRLGEIGVAPPQRKMRTQQLWHWMYVRGAKAFDEMTSISKEMRAQLEQHFTVDRPEVVAEQVSNDGTRKWLLRLPSGDAFQKAHEVECVYIPETDRGTLCVSSQVGCTLNCSFCHTGTQRLVRNLTAGEIVGQIMVARDRLNDWADRETPTGSRLVTNVVMMGMGEPLYNFDAVRDALLIVADNEGIGISRRRITLSTSGVVPNIIRTGDEIGVMLAISLHAVRDELRNELVPLNRKYPIAELLQACRDYPGSSNARRITFEYVMLKGVNDSMDDAKLLVKLLKGIPAKINLIPFNPWPGTKYECSDWEQIEKFSEYIFNAGYSSPVRTPRGRDILAACGQLKSETEKLSARERQALRAMAMTD, encoded by the coding sequence ATGACCGTCGCTTCAATCGAGAGCAGTTCCTCGGCTCAGGCTCCCCTCGAGAAGGTTCCGCTCGAAACCTATGTGCCGCCGGCAAAACCTTCGCTGATCGGCCTGTCGCGCACCGAGATCGCCGATCGACTGGGCGAGATCGGCGTTGCGCCCCCGCAGCGCAAGATGCGCACCCAGCAGCTCTGGCACTGGATGTATGTCCGCGGCGCCAAGGCTTTCGACGAGATGACCAGCATTTCGAAGGAAATGCGTGCGCAGCTGGAGCAGCACTTTACCGTCGACCGCCCCGAAGTGGTGGCCGAGCAGGTTTCCAACGACGGCACCCGCAAATGGCTGTTGCGGCTGCCGAGCGGTGACGCGTTCCAGAAGGCGCATGAAGTCGAGTGCGTCTACATTCCCGAAACCGATCGCGGCACGCTCTGCGTTTCATCGCAGGTCGGCTGCACGCTGAATTGCTCGTTCTGCCACACCGGCACGCAGCGGCTGGTGCGCAATCTCACGGCCGGCGAGATCGTCGGCCAGATCATGGTGGCGCGCGACCGCCTCAACGACTGGGCCGATCGCGAGACCCCGACCGGCAGCCGCCTCGTCACCAACGTCGTCATGATGGGGATGGGCGAACCGCTCTACAATTTCGACGCGGTGCGCGATGCGCTCTTGATCGTTGCCGACAATGAAGGCATCGGCATTTCCCGTCGCCGCATCACGCTGTCGACCTCGGGCGTGGTGCCGAACATCATCCGCACCGGCGACGAGATCGGCGTCATGCTGGCGATTTCGCTCCACGCTGTGCGTGACGAGTTGCGCAATGAGCTGGTGCCGCTAAACCGCAAATATCCGATTGCCGAATTATTGCAGGCCTGCCGCGACTATCCGGGCTCGTCGAATGCGCGGCGCATCACCTTCGAATATGTGATGCTCAAGGGCGTCAACGATTCCATGGATGACGCCAAGCTGCTGGTGAAATTGCTCAAGGGCATTCCGGCGAAAATCAACCTGATTCCGTTCAACCCGTGGCCGGGCACGAAGTATGAGTGCTCGGACTGGGAACAGATCGAAAAATTCTCCGAATATATTTTTAACGCCGGCTACTCCTCGCCGGTGCGCACGCCGCGCGGCCGCGACATTCTCGCCGCCTGCGGCCAGTTGAAATCGGAGACCGAAAAACTGTCCGCGCGCGAGCGCCAGGCGCTGCGCGCCATGGCGATGACGGATTGA
- a CDS encoding 4a-hydroxytetrahydrobiopterin dehydratase — translation MAERLSAETRKSALAELPGWSETPGREAIGRTFTFRDFNEAFGFMSRAALVAEKSDHHPEWKNVYKTVDVVLATHDAGGVTRLDIDLAKAMNAIARQLGVT, via the coding sequence ATGGCGGAACGGCTGTCGGCGGAGACACGGAAATCGGCGCTGGCGGAACTTCCCGGCTGGTCCGAGACGCCGGGACGCGAGGCGATCGGGCGGACCTTCACCTTCAGGGATTTCAACGAAGCCTTCGGATTCATGTCCCGCGCCGCGCTGGTGGCGGAAAAAAGCGACCATCATCCGGAATGGAAGAACGTCTACAAGACGGTAGACGTGGTGCTGGCGACCCACGACGCCGGCGGCGTCACCCGGCTCGACATCGATCTGGCCAAGGCGATGAATGCGATCGCGAGGCAATTGGGCGTCACCTGA
- a CDS encoding NADPH:quinone oxidoreductase family protein, protein MKAILCSQYCQPDDLVLADVPDPVAEPGQAVIAIKAAALNFFDILMIQGKYQIKPPFPFSPAAEVAGVIESVGAGVTDLKVGDRVVASCGHNGAREKIALPASSIVKIPDNLDFDRAAGIIIIYGTALHALEDRASPKAGETLAVLGAAGGTGLAACELGKLMGLKVIACASSDEKLEFAKAHGAELTLNYSKEDLKEGLRRLTGGKGVDIIFDPVGGTYAEAALRSIAWEGRFLVIGFAAGDIPKMPLNLALLKGCDIRGVFWGAWTRVNPEKNRANLEKLVKWTAEGKISSHVDRTFPLAQTAEALKVLAGRQAMGKVILHP, encoded by the coding sequence ATGAAAGCCATTCTCTGCTCGCAATATTGCCAACCCGACGACCTCGTGCTGGCCGACGTCCCCGATCCGGTGGCCGAACCGGGACAGGCCGTGATTGCGATCAAGGCCGCGGCACTGAATTTCTTCGACATCCTGATGATCCAGGGCAAGTACCAGATCAAGCCGCCATTCCCGTTTTCGCCGGCCGCCGAGGTTGCCGGCGTGATCGAAAGCGTCGGTGCCGGCGTCACCGACCTGAAGGTCGGCGACCGCGTGGTGGCGTCCTGCGGCCATAACGGCGCGCGCGAAAAGATCGCGCTGCCCGCGAGCTCTATTGTGAAAATTCCCGACAATCTGGATTTCGATCGCGCCGCCGGCATCATCATCATCTACGGCACAGCGCTTCACGCGCTGGAAGACCGCGCCAGCCCGAAGGCGGGCGAGACGCTGGCCGTGCTGGGCGCTGCCGGCGGAACCGGACTTGCGGCCTGCGAACTCGGCAAGCTGATGGGCCTGAAGGTGATCGCCTGCGCGTCGTCGGACGAGAAACTCGAATTTGCCAAGGCGCATGGCGCCGAGCTCACGCTGAACTACAGCAAGGAAGACCTGAAGGAGGGCTTGCGCCGGCTCACCGGCGGCAAGGGCGTCGACATCATCTTCGATCCGGTCGGCGGCACTTACGCCGAAGCCGCATTGCGCTCGATCGCCTGGGAAGGTCGTTTCCTGGTGATCGGCTTTGCCGCGGGCGACATTCCGAAGATGCCGCTCAACCTCGCGCTGCTCAAGGGTTGCGATATACGCGGCGTGTTCTGGGGTGCATGGACCAGGGTCAACCCGGAGAAGAACCGCGCCAACCTGGAAAAGCTCGTGAAGTGGACCGCGGAAGGCAAGATCTCCTCGCATGTCGATCGCACGTTCCCGCTGGCGCAAACCGCCGAAGCGCTGAAGGTGCTCGCCGGCCGCCAGGCGATGGGCAAGGTGATCCTGCATCCCTGA
- a CDS encoding YkvA family protein has product MASSDHTAGFDPADRLAQDRESVRRRFWIKFKQVVAQLPFAEDLLAAYYCAFDRETPRHVQAALLGAVAYFILPLDFMPDMLPLLGFTDDAAVLATAIRMVAGHITQEHRDAARAALKRGIDTAGVTE; this is encoded by the coding sequence ATGGCATCGTCCGATCACACCGCAGGTTTCGATCCGGCCGACCGGCTGGCGCAGGATCGTGAGAGCGTGCGTCGGCGCTTCTGGATCAAGTTCAAGCAGGTGGTGGCGCAGCTTCCCTTCGCCGAAGACCTGCTCGCAGCCTATTATTGTGCGTTCGACAGGGAGACGCCGCGTCACGTGCAGGCGGCGCTGCTTGGCGCCGTCGCCTATTTCATTCTGCCGCTCGATTTCATGCCGGACATGCTGCCGTTGCTCGGGTTTACCGACGATGCCGCCGTCCTGGCCACCGCCATCCGCATGGTCGCGGGCCACATCACGCAGGAGCATCGCGATGCCGCCCGCGCGGCACTGAAGCGCGGGATCGACACCGCTGGAGTGACGGAATAG
- a CDS encoding phosphatase PAP2 family protein, which translates to MNRTGLVIALGLSLVIGLLFGIFPELDLKLAALFFDPASTSFPLKQSGLAAFARDGAMWIAWALALPALIAIVGKLLRPDRPMLVPGRAAVFLLVTILLSAVVLTNLTFKSYWGRPRPVMVTEFNGPWQFVPWWDPRGECGRNCSFFSGEGATAFWAYAPAALTPPPWRPLAYVAATVFGVVTSVLRMAFGGHFFTDVAAAGLVSFFVIWLAYAWIFRWPSTRLTDEQIEAALARWGWPGYRLLQRWRGREAG; encoded by the coding sequence ATGAACCGGACCGGACTTGTAATCGCGTTGGGCCTATCGCTCGTCATCGGACTGCTGTTCGGGATTTTCCCCGAACTCGACCTGAAGCTGGCGGCATTGTTCTTCGATCCCGCAAGCACATCATTTCCACTGAAACAGAGCGGTCTTGCCGCGTTCGCGCGCGACGGCGCGATGTGGATTGCCTGGGCGCTGGCGCTGCCTGCGCTGATTGCCATCGTGGGAAAGCTGCTGCGGCCGGACCGGCCGATGCTGGTTCCGGGACGCGCGGCGGTGTTTCTGCTGGTCACGATCCTGCTCTCCGCCGTCGTGCTGACCAATCTCACCTTCAAGAGCTATTGGGGGCGGCCGCGGCCCGTGATGGTGACGGAGTTCAACGGGCCCTGGCAATTCGTGCCATGGTGGGATCCGCGCGGCGAGTGCGGGCGTAACTGCTCGTTCTTCTCCGGCGAGGGCGCCACCGCGTTCTGGGCCTATGCGCCCGCGGCGCTGACCCCGCCGCCGTGGCGGCCTCTGGCCTATGTGGCGGCGACCGTGTTCGGGGTCGTAACCTCTGTGCTGCGAATGGCCTTCGGCGGGCATTTCTTTACCGACGTCGCTGCCGCCGGCCTTGTCAGCTTCTTCGTGATCTGGCTGGCCTATGCCTGGATTTTCCGCTGGCCATCGACCCGGCTGACGGATGAGCAAATCGAGGCCGCGCTGGCGCGTTGGGGCTGGCCCGGCTACCGGCTGTTGCAGCGCTGGCGCGGGCGCGAGGCGGGGTAA
- a CDS encoding TAXI family TRAP transporter solute-binding subunit: MRHLFGMALLAMTMACSNTAARAAETEYDPAKVSESLKAIFQFGSVATKQALNANTVTLISGTIGGTYVQFGADLASVLDDGNKLRVLPIVGRGSVQSVADILFLQGVDLGIVRADTLDYLEKKGFAKDIKKQFTYVTKLYNEEMYVLASKSVTNISQLNGKKVSVDLPNGGTFVTAAIVFERLGIKPNFLYLEQRIAMEKMRAGEIDAVIAVGGKPYKSVAGFKDDRFHLVPVDYSRPLQTDYLPATLTSKDYPNLIAEGGKVDTIAVPAVLAAYNWAPNTDRYRKLALFVDAFFTKFPTFQNPPFHPKWKEVSLSAPLPDWQRLPVAEQWLKSHNVEAVSRARFEEFLKQSPATAANVKTDADKETLFKQFQAWEAERSARAQAPAQR; this comes from the coding sequence ATGCGACATTTGTTCGGAATGGCATTGCTCGCCATGACGATGGCATGCAGCAACACGGCGGCCCGGGCGGCAGAGACGGAGTACGATCCGGCCAAGGTCAGCGAAAGCCTGAAGGCCATTTTTCAGTTCGGTTCGGTCGCCACCAAGCAGGCGCTGAACGCCAATACGGTCACACTGATCTCGGGGACGATCGGCGGCACCTATGTGCAATTCGGTGCCGACCTCGCTTCCGTGCTCGACGACGGAAACAAGTTACGCGTACTTCCGATCGTCGGGCGCGGCTCTGTGCAGAGCGTCGCCGACATCCTGTTCCTGCAGGGCGTCGACCTCGGCATCGTGCGAGCCGACACGCTCGACTATCTGGAGAAAAAAGGCTTCGCAAAGGACATCAAGAAGCAGTTCACCTATGTGACCAAGCTTTACAATGAAGAGATGTATGTCCTCGCCTCGAAATCGGTCACCAACATCAGCCAGCTCAACGGCAAGAAGGTCAGTGTCGATCTTCCCAACGGCGGCACCTTCGTCACCGCGGCGATCGTGTTCGAGCGGCTCGGCATCAAGCCTAACTTCCTCTATCTCGAACAGCGCATCGCGATGGAGAAGATGAGGGCCGGCGAGATCGACGCGGTGATTGCCGTCGGCGGCAAACCCTACAAGTCGGTCGCAGGCTTCAAGGACGATCGTTTCCACCTCGTTCCGGTCGACTATTCGCGGCCGCTGCAGACCGACTATCTGCCCGCGACCCTTACGTCGAAGGACTATCCCAACCTGATCGCGGAAGGGGGGAAGGTCGATACCATCGCCGTGCCTGCGGTGCTCGCCGCCTACAACTGGGCCCCCAACACCGACCGCTATCGCAAGCTGGCTCTGTTCGTGGACGCGTTTTTCACGAAGTTTCCGACGTTCCAGAACCCGCCGTTCCACCCGAAGTGGAAGGAGGTCTCGCTGTCGGCGCCGTTGCCCGACTGGCAGCGTCTGCCGGTCGCCGAGCAATGGCTCAAGAGCCATAACGTCGAGGCCGTGTCGCGCGCGAGATTCGAGGAATTCCTGAAACAGAGCCCGGCGACCGCGGCAAACGTCAAGACGGACGCGGACAAGGAAACTCTGTTCAAGCAATTCCAGGCCTGGGAAGCCGAGCGAAGCGCAAGGGCGCAGGCTCCGGCGCAGCGCTAA
- a CDS encoding TAXI family TRAP transporter solute-binding subunit has translation MTDGPLLSEQPAPPSPRSAKRRLTFVTLAGVLAIVGALVAGYYFAMRPVTLRIAVGPANSDDLKVVQNLTQAFNNQRNSVVRLRPVQTDGAVASANLLGEGKADLAIIRGDLDVPKNAQAVATLRKNVVVLWVPTAAKTKGRKAAPAVTKIGQLAGRRIGVVGRTQANVNLLKVILRQYGVDPEKVEIVQFPANEAAEAIRNQKADAYLAAGPVNSKITADAIAASARDGGTPKFLAIDSAEAIAQNHPAYEASEIPAGTFGSAPSRPEEEIKTISFSHHIVARRGVAESTVAVFTRQLFAIRQTLKNEFPLAAKIETPDTDKDATIPVHPGAAAFVDGEEKTFLDRYSDYIWWALMALSAMGSAGAWFAGYLKKDERNVNTSQRDRLLDMLATARQCDSMEELDQMQSEADAILRHTLLCYEHGTIEEGTLTAFNIAIEQFHNAVADRKALLMSMPQNLQRASAQFRAASNA, from the coding sequence ATGACCGACGGCCCCCTTCTTTCGGAACAGCCGGCCCCACCTTCGCCCCGCTCAGCGAAACGACGGCTGACCTTCGTCACGCTGGCTGGCGTGCTGGCCATCGTCGGTGCGCTGGTGGCCGGCTATTACTTTGCCATGCGGCCCGTGACCCTGCGGATCGCCGTCGGCCCGGCCAACAGCGACGACCTCAAGGTCGTTCAGAACCTGACCCAAGCCTTCAACAACCAGCGAAACAGCGTGGTCCGGCTGCGCCCGGTGCAGACCGATGGCGCGGTGGCGAGCGCCAATCTGCTCGGAGAAGGCAAGGCCGATCTCGCCATCATCAGAGGCGACCTCGATGTGCCGAAGAATGCGCAGGCCGTGGCAACGCTGCGCAAGAACGTCGTGGTGCTGTGGGTGCCGACTGCGGCCAAGACCAAGGGCAGGAAGGCCGCGCCCGCCGTCACGAAAATCGGCCAGCTCGCCGGGCGCCGCATCGGCGTCGTCGGCCGCACCCAGGCCAACGTCAATCTGCTCAAGGTGATCCTGCGGCAATACGGCGTCGATCCGGAGAAGGTCGAGATCGTCCAGTTCCCCGCCAACGAGGCTGCCGAGGCCATTCGTAACCAGAAGGCCGACGCCTATCTTGCCGCCGGCCCGGTCAACAGCAAGATCACGGCGGATGCAATCGCGGCCTCCGCGCGCGACGGCGGCACGCCGAAATTCCTCGCGATCGATTCGGCCGAGGCGATTGCGCAGAACCATCCCGCCTATGAGGCCTCCGAGATCCCGGCCGGAACATTTGGCAGCGCGCCGAGCCGGCCCGAGGAAGAGATCAAGACGATCAGCTTCTCGCACCACATCGTGGCGCGCAGGGGCGTTGCGGAGTCGACCGTCGCCGTCTTTACGCGGCAGTTGTTTGCAATCCGCCAGACGCTGAAGAACGAATTTCCGCTGGCCGCCAAGATCGAGACGCCCGATACCGACAAGGACGCCACGATCCCTGTTCATCCCGGCGCCGCCGCCTTTGTCGACGGCGAGGAAAAAACCTTCCTCGACCGCTACAGCGATTACATCTGGTGGGCACTAATGGCGCTGTCGGCGATGGGCTCCGCCGGCGCCTGGTTTGCCGGCTATCTCAAGAAGGATGAGCGCAACGTCAACACCTCGCAGCGCGACCGGCTCCTCGACATGCTCGCCACCGCGCGTCAATGCGATTCGATGGAAGAGCTCGACCAGATGCAGTCGGAAGCGGACGCCATTCTGCGCCACACGCTGCTATGCTACGAGCACGGGACGATCGAGGAAGGCACGTTGACGGCCTTCAACATCGCGATCGAGCAGTTCCACAACGCGGTGGCCGACCGCAAGGCGCTGTTGATGAGCATGCCGCAAAACCTGCAGCGGGCGAGCGCGCAATTCCGCGCGGCCAGCAACGCCTGA
- a CDS encoding SDR family oxidoreductase, with translation MFEKGLLAGKRILVTGGGSGLGAAMGHRFVELGAELIICGRRLELLEATAAKMRSELGRTVGVIGCDIRDSAAVDAMMEEIWREAPIDVLVNNAAATFIAQTEHLSSRAADAILAPTLHGTMYCTLAAGRRWIDGKHKGVVLSILSTSTITGRAFTVPSAMAKSAVLAMTRSLAVEWGPKGVRTVAIAPGAFPTPGASGQLRPEGRDESWAQRNPLGRAGEHGELADLASFLISDQAGYINGEMVVQDGGAHLRSSGAEDLLQWTDAQWQKQRERRPKG, from the coding sequence ATGTTTGAAAAGGGCTTGCTGGCGGGAAAGCGGATATTGGTCACCGGCGGCGGTTCGGGGCTCGGGGCTGCGATGGGGCACCGCTTCGTCGAGCTTGGCGCGGAGCTGATCATTTGCGGCCGCCGGCTCGAATTGCTGGAGGCGACGGCGGCAAAGATGCGCAGCGAACTCGGCCGCACAGTGGGCGTGATCGGCTGCGATATCCGCGACAGTGCTGCGGTCGATGCCATGATGGAGGAAATCTGGCGCGAGGCGCCGATCGACGTGCTGGTCAATAATGCCGCCGCAACCTTCATCGCGCAGACCGAACATCTGTCGTCGCGGGCGGCGGATGCGATCCTGGCGCCGACACTGCACGGCACGATGTATTGCACGCTCGCCGCGGGCAGGCGCTGGATCGACGGCAAGCACAAAGGCGTCGTGCTGAGCATCCTCTCGACCTCGACGATCACCGGTCGCGCCTTCACGGTGCCGTCGGCGATGGCGAAATCCGCCGTGCTCGCGATGACCCGAAGCCTTGCGGTGGAGTGGGGACCCAAGGGTGTGCGCACGGTCGCGATCGCGCCCGGCGCGTTCCCGACGCCGGGCGCTTCGGGTCAACTCCGTCCCGAGGGCCGCGATGAAAGCTGGGCGCAACGCAATCCGCTCGGGCGCGCCGGCGAGCATGGCGAACTTGCCGATCTGGCGAGCTTTCTGATTTCCGACCAGGCCGGCTATATCAATGGCGAGATGGTCGTGCAGGATGGCGGCGCGCATTTGCGCAGTTCCGGCGCCGAGGATCTGCTGCAATGGACCGATGCACAGTGGCAGAAACAGCGCGAGCGCCGGCCGAAAGGCTGA
- a CDS encoding alkaline phosphatase D family protein, protein MTFRVSRGFSRRRFLSTAGAGAISALAMPYLSRAADRPVVTCGVQSGDVGTDGGVVWARADRPSQMLVEVATTESFANARTLPPIAALPESDFTAKMLLENLPAGQEIFYRVRFRNLAHIGIESEPVVGRFRTAPGDRRDVNFVWGGDVAGQGWGINPDDGGMFTFATMRKHRPDFLLHSGDTVYADGPIKSEVTLPDGKVWKNVTTPEKSKVAETLDEFRAAHKYNFMDEHLRAFNAEVPVFVQWDDHEVVNNWSLSKELPAAYKERNITALAARSARAFHEMYPMRESITEPGRVYRTLNYGAHLDVFMLDERSYRGANGPNQETAYGPESYFLGPEQVAWLKRALLNSRATWKVIASDMPLSIIVYDDARNKKGSEAVAQGDGPPRGRELEIADLLRFIKTSGVVNTVWLTADVHYAAAHYYNPDKAQFGEFDPFWEFVAGPLHAGTFGPNDLDNTFGPEVKFIKAPGPGNQNLPPSAGMQFFGHVRIDGKTGQMTVTLRDRADVALWSTTLDPKPV, encoded by the coding sequence ATGACGTTCAGGGTTTCTCGCGGATTTTCCCGGCGTCGTTTTCTCTCCACCGCTGGCGCAGGCGCCATCAGCGCGCTCGCAATGCCTTATCTCAGCCGCGCCGCCGACCGGCCGGTCGTGACATGCGGCGTGCAATCCGGCGACGTCGGCACTGACGGCGGCGTGGTGTGGGCGCGCGCCGACCGTCCGTCGCAAATGCTGGTCGAAGTCGCCACGACGGAGTCCTTTGCCAACGCGCGGACGCTGCCGCCGATCGCGGCCCTGCCCGAAAGCGACTTCACCGCGAAAATGCTGCTGGAGAACCTGCCTGCCGGGCAGGAGATTTTCTACCGTGTCCGGTTTCGCAACCTCGCGCACATCGGCATCGAGAGCGAGCCGGTGGTCGGGCGGTTCCGCACCGCCCCTGGCGATCGCCGCGACGTCAATTTCGTCTGGGGCGGCGACGTCGCTGGACAGGGCTGGGGCATCAACCCTGACGATGGCGGCATGTTCACCTTCGCCACCATGCGCAAGCATCGCCCGGATTTCCTGCTGCACTCCGGCGACACCGTCTATGCCGACGGACCGATCAAGAGCGAGGTGACGCTGCCCGACGGCAAGGTCTGGAAGAATGTGACCACCCCGGAAAAGTCAAAGGTCGCCGAAACGCTCGACGAATTCCGCGCCGCGCACAAGTACAATTTCATGGACGAGCATCTGCGCGCGTTCAACGCCGAGGTGCCGGTCTTCGTGCAATGGGACGACCACGAGGTCGTCAACAACTGGTCGCTGTCGAAGGAATTGCCCGCGGCCTACAAGGAACGCAACATCACCGCGCTCGCGGCCCGTTCGGCACGCGCCTTCCACGAAATGTATCCGATGCGCGAGAGCATCACGGAGCCGGGGCGGGTCTATCGCACGCTCAACTATGGGGCCCATCTCGACGTGTTCATGCTGGATGAACGCAGCTATCGCGGCGCCAACGGCCCGAACCAGGAGACGGCCTACGGGCCGGAAAGCTATTTTCTCGGGCCCGAGCAAGTCGCCTGGTTGAAACGCGCACTGCTCAACTCGCGCGCTACCTGGAAAGTAATCGCCTCCGACATGCCGCTCAGCATCATCGTCTATGACGATGCTCGCAACAAGAAAGGCTCGGAGGCCGTTGCGCAGGGCGACGGGCCGCCGCGCGGCCGCGAACTGGAGATCGCCGACCTCCTGCGCTTCATCAAGACGTCAGGCGTCGTCAACACCGTGTGGCTGACGGCGGACGTGCACTACGCGGCCGCGCATTACTACAACCCCGACAAGGCGCAGTTTGGGGAGTTCGACCCGTTCTGGGAGTTCGTCGCCGGGCCGCTGCACGCCGGCACGTTCGGACCGAACGACCTCGACAACACCTTCGGGCCGGAAGTGAAGTTCATCAAGGCGCCGGGGCCCGGCAATCAAAACCTGCCGCCATCGGCCGGAATGCAGTTCTTCGGCCACGTCAGGATCGACGGCAAGACCGGCCAGATGACGGTGACCTTGCGCGACCGCGCCGACGTGGCGCTGTGGTCGACGACGCTCGATCCCAAACCCGTGTAG